The Pelagibacterium halotolerans B2 genome has a segment encoding these proteins:
- a CDS encoding ATP-binding cassette domain-containing protein, producing the protein MSNAIVVKDLTKTFGGNRTLFGGKSHEVQAVKGVTFELKQGETLAIVGESGSGKSTIARMLVGLETPTSGSVEIGGKAYDALRSEGSRAFGQMIQYVFQDPVASLNPRKTIDRILDVPLNLLRGYDGEKRKARKRDLLDAVQMPKDTLERYPHEFSGGQAQRIAIARALAAEAKIMVLDEPVSALDVSVQAQVLLLLDDLKREFGLSYLFISHDLAVVESVSDRVAVMYLGEMVELGTAEKLFAAPGHDYTRELIASAPKLAAAAQ; encoded by the coding sequence ATGAGCAATGCCATCGTCGTCAAGGACCTGACCAAGACCTTCGGGGGCAACCGGACCCTGTTCGGCGGCAAGAGCCACGAGGTTCAGGCCGTAAAGGGTGTGACGTTCGAGCTGAAGCAAGGGGAAACGCTGGCCATCGTGGGCGAAAGCGGATCGGGTAAATCGACAATCGCGCGCATGCTGGTCGGGCTCGAAACACCGACCTCGGGCAGCGTCGAAATCGGCGGCAAAGCCTACGACGCTCTGCGGTCGGAAGGTTCGCGCGCCTTCGGGCAGATGATCCAGTATGTGTTTCAGGATCCCGTCGCTTCTCTGAATCCGCGCAAGACGATAGACAGGATTCTTGACGTGCCGCTCAATCTTTTGCGCGGCTATGATGGCGAAAAACGCAAGGCGCGAAAGCGCGACCTGCTCGACGCGGTGCAGATGCCCAAGGACACGCTGGAGCGCTATCCGCACGAATTTTCCGGCGGCCAGGCCCAGCGTATCGCCATAGCTCGCGCTCTGGCGGCGGAAGCGAAAATCATGGTTCTGGACGAACCCGTCTCGGCGCTCGATGTTTCGGTGCAGGCGCAGGTGCTCTTGCTGCTCGACGATCTGAAACGCGAGTTCGGGCTCTCCTATCTCTTCATCAGCCACGATCTGGCGGTCGTGGAATCGGTGTCGGACCGGGTCGCGGTCATGTATCTGGGCGAGATGGTGGAACTGGGCACCGCCGAGAAACTGTTTGCCGCGCCGGGCCACGACTATACAAGGGAGTTGATCGCCAGCGCCCCCAAGCTGGCCGCAGCAGCCCAGTAA
- a CDS encoding dipeptide/oligopeptide/nickel ABC transporter permease/ATP-binding protein codes for MTQAIATADNAPSSARLSSWSLLLNNRLAAGGLVVLALIGAMALLAPWLPIPNPDTTLPANRLQPVFSDGHFLGTDHLGRDILSRLIWGSRVSIAVGLSATLIAALIGSLIGLVSGYARGVTDNILMRGIDMLMAFPYILLALAIVAVLGPGLLNALYAIAVVNIPFFARNVRGITVGLASREFVDAARLSGKSHAAILFSEVLPNVLPVIVITMSTTVGWMILETAGLSFLGLGAQPPQSDLGSMLGEGRRLLFNAPHVSIIPGLMIFAIVMSINLLGDGVRDVLDPRLRAGDLTRPLSVTRIERKKTAEPQDKATSVLDVRNLETSFQRGRATIPAVRNISFSLDKGECMGLIGESGSGKSVTALSLLGLVASPPGIITGGSVAIEGEDVFSRSESGIRALRGSKVAYVFQDPLTTLHPLYRVGEQIAEAITTHQPVGKSEARQRAIALMEQVGIRDAAERVDAFPHEMSGGQRQRIGIAMALANDPDIIIADEPTTALDVTVQAKILELLQKLRRERGMALLLITHDFGVVAEVCDRVAVMKDGAIVESGKTLDVLRDPRHDYTKKLIACVPELGKGRDFLATVRPLFAEGKP; via the coding sequence ATGACCCAGGCAATCGCGACCGCAGACAACGCGCCTTCGTCGGCCCGCCTTTCAAGCTGGAGCCTTTTGCTCAACAACCGGCTGGCGGCGGGCGGGCTCGTCGTCCTCGCCCTGATCGGGGCCATGGCGCTGCTCGCGCCCTGGCTGCCCATCCCCAATCCCGACACCACCCTGCCCGCCAACCGGCTGCAGCCGGTCTTTTCGGACGGGCATTTTCTGGGCACCGACCATCTTGGCCGCGATATTCTTTCCCGTCTCATCTGGGGCTCGCGGGTCTCCATCGCCGTGGGCCTTTCGGCCACGCTGATCGCGGCGCTGATCGGCTCGCTGATCGGGCTGGTTTCGGGCTACGCGCGCGGGGTCACCGACAACATATTGATGCGCGGCATCGATATGCTGATGGCCTTTCCCTATATCCTCTTGGCGCTGGCCATCGTCGCCGTGCTCGGCCCGGGCCTGCTCAACGCGCTCTACGCCATCGCCGTCGTCAATATCCCGTTCTTTGCCCGTAACGTGCGCGGCATCACCGTGGGGCTGGCCAGCCGCGAATTTGTCGATGCGGCCCGGCTTTCGGGCAAATCGCACGCGGCGATCCTGTTTTCCGAAGTGCTGCCCAACGTCCTGCCGGTCATCGTCATCACCATGTCGACCACCGTGGGCTGGATGATCCTTGAAACGGCGGGGCTATCGTTCCTCGGTCTCGGCGCGCAACCGCCCCAGTCCGATCTGGGCTCCATGCTCGGCGAAGGCCGCCGTCTCTTGTTCAACGCGCCCCATGTTTCGATCATTCCCGGGCTGATGATCTTTGCCATCGTCATGAGCATCAACCTGCTCGGCGACGGCGTGCGCGACGTGCTCGATCCGCGCCTGCGGGCCGGCGATCTCACCCGCCCGCTTTCGGTGACGCGGATCGAGCGCAAAAAAACCGCCGAACCGCAGGACAAGGCCACCTCTGTTCTGGACGTCCGCAATCTCGAAACCAGCTTCCAGCGCGGCCGCGCCACGATCCCGGCGGTCAGGAACATCTCCTTTTCGCTCGACAAGGGCGAGTGCATGGGGCTGATCGGGGAGTCGGGGTCGGGCAAGTCCGTCACCGCCCTGTCGCTGCTCGGGCTTGTCGCCTCTCCCCCCGGCATCATCACCGGGGGTTCGGTTGCCATCGAGGGCGAGGATGTGTTCTCTCGGTCCGAAAGCGGCATCAGGGCGCTGCGCGGTTCCAAGGTCGCCTATGTGTTTCAGGACCCGCTGACCACGCTGCATCCGCTCTACAGGGTGGGCGAGCAGATCGCCGAAGCCATCACCACACACCAGCCTGTCGGCAAGAGCGAAGCGAGACAGCGCGCCATCGCATTGATGGAACAGGTGGGCATTCGCGATGCCGCCGAACGGGTCGATGCCTTCCCGCACGAAATGAGCGGCGGGCAACGCCAGCGCATCGGCATTGCCATGGCGCTGGCCAACGATCCCGACATCATCATCGCCGACGAACCGACAACGGCGCTGGACGTGACCGTGCAGGCGAAAATCCTTGAACTGCTGCAAAAACTGCGCCGCGAACGCGGCATGGCGCTGCTGCTTATCACCCATGATTTCGGCGTCGTTGCCGAAGTGTGCGACCGCGTCGCCGTGATGAAGGACGGCGCGATCGTTGAAAGCGGCAAGACGCTCGATGTGCTGCGTGATCCCCGGCACGACTACACCAAAAAGCTCATCGCCTGCGTGCCCGAACTGGGCAAGGGCAGGGATTTCCTCGCCACCGTCCGTCCCCTGTTTGCGGAGGGCAAGCCATGA
- a CDS encoding ABC transporter permease produces MPGYILKRLVSAIPVIIGLSVIVFGIMALIPGDPALAILGSYATPENVARINRELGLDRPVWEQYFVWVGNMAQGDFGRSFILNRPVIDEVLERFGATLILAGASLVLCSILGIFAGVVSAVRQFGWTDRIVTFFVLIGISTPAFWLGLIFILLFAVQWRVLPASGMYAVYGGGDLPDLLIHLILPATTLAIVATGVIARLTRAAMLEVLRQDFVRTARAKGLNERAVIYRHAFKAALVSIIPVIGIQAGFVMGGAVYIETVFQWPGIGAMLVNAISTRDILLVQGGVLVVAVTYVLINLLADVAQAILDPRLKT; encoded by the coding sequence ATGCCCGGCTATATCCTCAAACGTCTCGTCTCGGCCATTCCCGTCATCATCGGGCTGTCGGTGATCGTGTTCGGCATCATGGCGCTGATCCCCGGCGATCCGGCATTGGCCATTCTGGGCTCCTATGCGACCCCGGAAAACGTCGCCCGCATCAATCGCGAGCTGGGTCTCGACCGCCCGGTCTGGGAGCAGTATTTCGTCTGGGTCGGCAATATGGCGCAGGGCGATTTCGGGCGCTCGTTTATCCTCAACCGCCCGGTGATCGATGAGGTGCTCGAACGGTTCGGTGCAACGCTGATCCTGGCCGGCGCTTCGCTCGTCCTGTGCTCGATCCTTGGCATCTTCGCCGGGGTGGTTTCCGCCGTGCGCCAGTTCGGCTGGACCGATCGGATCGTCACCTTCTTTGTCCTGATCGGCATTTCCACCCCCGCCTTCTGGCTGGGGCTGATCTTTATCCTGCTGTTCGCCGTGCAATGGCGCGTACTGCCCGCTTCGGGCATGTACGCTGTCTATGGCGGCGGCGACCTGCCCGACCTTCTGATCCATCTGATCCTGCCCGCAACCACGCTGGCCATCGTGGCGACCGGCGTCATCGCGCGCTTGACCCGCGCGGCCATGCTCGAAGTGCTGCGTCAGGATTTCGTGCGCACCGCCCGCGCCAAGGGGCTCAACGAGCGCGCGGTGATCTACCGCCACGCCTTCAAGGCGGCGCTGGTGTCGATCATTCCGGTCATCGGCATTCAGGCCGGGTTCGTCATGGGCGGCGCGGTCTATATCGAGACCGTGTTCCAGTGGCCCGGTATCGGGGCGATGCTGGTAAACGCCATTTCGACCCGCGACATCCTTCTGGTGCAGGGCGGCGTGCTGGTGGTTGCCGTCACTTACGTGCTCATCAACCTTCTCGCCGACGTGGCGCAGGCCATTCTGGACCCGAGGCTCAAGACATGA
- a CDS encoding ABC transporter substrate-binding protein → MKKLLAGAAIAVLMAASPALAQTPPNVLIVGQIAEPQTLDPQVSTAANDFRILTNVFEGLVRFAEGTLEVEPALATDWTISDDGLVYTFNLRDDVTFHDGTPFNAEAVKFTFDRMLDENHPYYETGPFPLSFNFADVTSVEVLDDYTVEFTLGTPFAPFMTNLATNTGVIVSPTAVAEHGEDFGRNPVGTGPFKFEEWQSNTRVVVSRNDDYWGEPAGMETVVFRPITDANTRVAEMLSGGIDIMVEVPPDNVSMFAEDPSFTVYDAVGPHTWYVMLNAKEGPFADPLVRQAANYAVNKETLVNDVLSGTADVSAGPIPPAFAWAYNDSVEPYPYDPEMAQQLLEESGVEDLSVTFYVTEGGSGMLDPIPMGTAIQADLEAVGFDVEIETYEWNTFLANVNPGLEGKADMAEMAWMTTDPDTLPFLTLRTAAWPEEGGFNSSYYSNVDVDEMLDQARMETDPEVRAALYRDVQQVVHDDAPWIFVANWKQNAVSTANVQGFELQPDFNLLLRGVTKQ, encoded by the coding sequence ATGAAGAAGCTTTTAGCCGGGGCCGCAATCGCCGTGCTGATGGCCGCATCGCCGGCTCTCGCCCAGACCCCGCCCAACGTCCTGATCGTCGGCCAGATCGCCGAGCCGCAGACGCTCGATCCGCAGGTTTCGACCGCCGCCAACGATTTCCGCATCCTGACCAATGTTTTCGAGGGCCTCGTGCGCTTTGCCGAAGGCACGCTGGAGGTCGAGCCGGCGCTGGCGACGGACTGGACCATTTCCGATGACGGGCTGGTCTATACCTTCAATCTGCGCGACGACGTGACCTTCCACGATGGCACCCCGTTCAACGCCGAGGCGGTCAAGTTCACCTTCGATCGCATGCTCGATGAAAACCACCCCTATTACGAAACCGGCCCCTTCCCGCTTTCGTTCAACTTCGCCGACGTGACCTCGGTGGAGGTGCTTGACGATTACACGGTCGAATTTACCCTCGGCACCCCGTTCGCCCCGTTCATGACCAATCTCGCCACCAATACGGGCGTCATCGTCTCCCCGACCGCCGTCGCCGAACATGGCGAGGATTTCGGCCGCAATCCGGTGGGCACCGGCCCGTTCAAGTTCGAGGAATGGCAGTCCAACACCCGGGTCGTCGTATCGCGCAATGATGACTATTGGGGCGAGCCGGCCGGCATGGAAACCGTCGTCTTCCGCCCGATCACAGACGCCAATACCCGCGTTGCCGAAATGCTTTCGGGCGGCATCGACATCATGGTGGAAGTGCCCCCCGACAATGTATCGATGTTCGCCGAGGACCCGAGCTTTACGGTTTACGACGCCGTCGGTCCGCACACATGGTACGTGATGCTCAACGCCAAGGAAGGCCCGTTCGCCGATCCGCTGGTGCGCCAGGCGGCCAATTACGCGGTCAACAAGGAAACGCTGGTCAACGACGTGCTTTCGGGCACCGCCGATGTTTCCGCCGGCCCCATCCCCCCGGCCTTCGCCTGGGCCTATAACGACAGCGTCGAGCCCTACCCCTACGATCCGGAAATGGCGCAGCAGCTTCTCGAAGAGTCCGGGGTCGAAGACCTTTCGGTCACCTTCTATGTCACCGAGGGCGGCTCGGGCATGCTCGATCCCATCCCGATGGGCACGGCGATCCAGGCCGATCTCGAAGCCGTCGGGTTCGACGTGGAGATCGAGACCTATGAGTGGAACACCTTCCTTGCCAATGTGAACCCGGGCCTCGAGGGCAAGGCGGACATGGCCGAAATGGCCTGGATGACCACCGATCCCGACACCCTCCCCTTCCTCACCCTGCGCACCGCCGCATGGCCGGAAGAAGGCGGGTTCAATTCGAGCTATTATTCCAATGTCGATGTCGACGAAATGCTCGATCAGGCCCGCATGGAAACCGATCCGGAGGTCCGCGCCGCGCTCTATCGCGACGTCCAGCAGGTCGTCCATGACGATGCGCCCTGGATCTTCGTCGCCAACTGGAAGCAGAACGCTGTGTCCACCGCCAATGTGCAGGGGTTCGAGCTCCAGCCGGACTTCAACCTGCTGTTGCGCGGCGTGACCAAGCAGTAG
- a CDS encoding DUF1028 domain-containing protein, producing MTFSILAHDRTTGAFGVATATGGPAVGSLVPHARAGVGALATQGYTNPLYAHDGLAALQAGQGAEAVVYALTTADPERDRRQVIVMDRTGATAGWSGNGLSDAVGLHLQTDLAIAGNLLGNTDVVPAMAEAFSRAGGPLELRLLAALTAGDVAGGDARGIQSAAIKTYSDQPYPAIDVRVDYALNPLDDLSTLLEKVRIGDYADFVATLPRR from the coding sequence ATGACCTTCTCAATCCTCGCCCATGACCGCACGACCGGAGCATTCGGTGTCGCAACCGCGACCGGCGGCCCGGCGGTGGGTTCGCTCGTGCCGCACGCTCGGGCCGGGGTGGGGGCGCTGGCGACCCAGGGCTATACCAATCCGCTCTATGCCCATGACGGGCTGGCGGCGCTGCAGGCCGGGCAGGGGGCAGAGGCGGTGGTCTATGCGCTGACGACCGCCGATCCCGAGCGCGACCGGCGGCAAGTGATCGTCATGGATCGAACCGGCGCAACGGCGGGATGGAGCGGCAACGGTTTGTCCGATGCCGTGGGCCTGCATCTTCAAACCGATCTCGCCATCGCCGGAAACCTCCTGGGCAATACCGATGTCGTCCCGGCCATGGCCGAGGCGTTTTCCCGCGCCGGCGGGCCGCTCGAATTGCGCCTGCTCGCGGCGCTGACCGCGGGCGACGTGGCGGGCGGCGATGCGCGCGGCATCCAGTCGGCGGCCATAAAGACCTATTCCGACCAGCCCTATCCGGCCATCGACGTGCGCGTCGACTATGCACTCAATCCCCTCGACGACCTCTCAACCCTGCTCGAAAAGGTGAGGATCGGCGATTACGCCGATTTCGTCGCGACCCTGCCGCGCAGGTAG
- a CDS encoding pseudouridine-5'-phosphate glycosidase codes for MSDFLEISPEIKYALADGQPVVALESTIITHGMPYPQNLETALAVEQVVRDNGAVPATIAVMGGKCHVGVAGETLEELARTGLKAAKASRRDLAAILVKGLTAGTTVATTMQIAAMAGIKVFATGGIGGVHRGAESTFDISADLTELSQTPVAVVCAGAKSILDIPKTLEVLESNGVPVIGYGTDAFPAFFARESGHGVDYRLDTPDEVAALIAAQAALDMPGGVLVANPIPEADALDADEINGRIAAAIADAERGGVTRKDLTPYLLNRIFELTDGKSLVANIALVKNNARVAAQIAAALAKRA; via the coding sequence ATGTCCGACTTCCTCGAAATCTCGCCCGAGATCAAATACGCGCTGGCCGATGGCCAGCCTGTCGTGGCGCTCGAATCCACGATCATTACCCACGGCATGCCCTATCCGCAAAACCTTGAAACGGCGCTCGCCGTCGAGCAGGTGGTGCGTGACAATGGCGCGGTTCCCGCCACCATCGCGGTGATGGGCGGCAAATGCCATGTGGGTGTGGCGGGGGAAACGCTCGAGGAGCTGGCCAGGACCGGCCTTAAAGCCGCCAAGGCGTCCCGGCGCGATCTCGCGGCGATTCTGGTCAAGGGCCTGACCGCCGGAACCACCGTCGCGACCACGATGCAGATCGCGGCAATGGCCGGCATCAAGGTGTTCGCCACCGGCGGGATCGGCGGCGTGCATCGCGGGGCCGAATCCACATTCGACATCTCCGCCGATCTCACCGAACTGTCGCAAACCCCGGTCGCTGTGGTCTGCGCGGGTGCCAAGTCGATTCTCGACATTCCCAAAACCCTCGAAGTGCTTGAATCCAATGGCGTTCCGGTGATCGGTTATGGCACCGACGCCTTCCCGGCCTTTTTCGCCCGCGAGAGCGGACATGGCGTCGACTATCGCCTCGATACGCCCGATGAGGTCGCCGCTCTGATCGCCGCCCAGGCGGCGCTGGATATGCCCGGCGGGGTTCTTGTCGCAAATCCGATCCCCGAGGCCGACGCGCTCGATGCCGACGAAATCAATGGCAGGATCGCCGCCGCCATTGCCGATGCCGAACGCGGGGGCGTGACCCGCAAGGATTTGACACCCTATCTGCTCAATCGCATTTTCGAATTGACCGACGGCAAATCGCTGGTCGCCAATATCGCCCTGGTCAAGAACAACGCCAGGGTTGCCGCACAGATTGCGGCCGCCCTCGCCAAGCGCGCCTGA
- a CDS encoding carbohydrate kinase family protein, which yields MTGRILVVGDVITDIVVVPQGPVARGTDTPATIRQMPGGSGANQAVWLAAMGADAHFAARVGAGDVVRLTRHFEGQGVAAHLSGDEANPTGTLICLVDTDGERSFLTDRGANAHLGETDLPFDLLDGMDRLHVSGYALFEPKPRAAVMALAARARAANIPVSIDPASTGFLAEAGYDNFLGWAADAEIIFPNADEAELLTGRTDPAHQIAALLDIFPRVVLKRGREGAIYAARGGETLAMPAQAVEMVDTTGAGDAFLAGFLAADLRGEAPAAAMSAAIAAGARAVSRLGAQPLAL from the coding sequence ATGACCGGCCGTATTCTGGTTGTCGGCGACGTCATCACCGATATTGTCGTCGTGCCGCAAGGGCCCGTCGCGCGCGGCACCGATACGCCCGCGACCATTCGCCAGATGCCGGGCGGGTCGGGGGCCAATCAGGCCGTATGGCTGGCGGCGATGGGCGCCGACGCCCATTTCGCGGCCCGCGTGGGAGCCGGCGATGTCGTTCGGCTTACCCGCCATTTCGAAGGGCAGGGGGTGGCTGCCCATCTTTCGGGCGACGAGGCCAACCCCACCGGCACGCTGATCTGCCTTGTCGATACCGATGGCGAGCGCAGCTTTCTCACCGATCGCGGCGCCAACGCCCATCTTGGCGAAACCGACCTGCCCTTCGACCTGCTCGACGGAATGGATCGCCTGCACGTCTCGGGCTACGCCCTTTTCGAACCCAAGCCCCGCGCCGCCGTGATGGCGCTGGCCGCACGCGCAAGGGCCGCAAACATTCCGGTCAGCATCGATCCGGCCTCCACGGGCTTTCTTGCAGAGGCGGGCTACGACAATTTCCTCGGCTGGGCCGCCGATGCCGAAATCATCTTCCCCAATGCCGATGAGGCCGAACTGTTGACCGGCCGGACCGATCCGGCCCATCAGATCGCCGCGCTGCTCGATATCTTCCCGCGCGTGGTGCTCAAGCGCGGGCGGGAGGGCGCGATCTACGCAGCCAGGGGCGGGGAAACGCTGGCCATGCCCGCCCAGGCCGTCGAAATGGTCGATACCACAGGTGCGGGGGATGCGTTTCTTGCCGGGTTTCTCGCCGCCGATCTGCGCGGAGAGGCCCCCGCTGCCGCCATGAGCGCCGCCATTGCGGCGGGCGCCCGCGCGGTGTCGCGGCTCGGCGCACAGCCTCTCGCGCTTTGA
- a CDS encoding c-type cytochrome, with translation MGLTIHSPAATLMLAAGLVTAGLSLPAYVYAQDEAGPAPVHYTSEQADRGEDRFARDCEDCHGDDLRGGLIGGPPLRGLSFEQKFANGAPASAMFVFMSSLMPPNAPGRYTPEVYADLMAYILQENGFPAGSEPLPSDMAALNNLIVEK, from the coding sequence ATGGGTCTCACTATCCACAGCCCCGCCGCCACGCTGATGTTGGCCGCTGGGCTCGTCACGGCCGGTCTGTCGCTTCCGGCATACGTCTATGCGCAGGACGAGGCCGGCCCCGCGCCGGTTCATTACACCTCGGAACAGGCTGATCGGGGCGAGGACAGATTTGCCCGGGACTGCGAGGATTGTCACGGCGACGATCTGCGCGGTGGGCTGATCGGCGGGCCACCCCTGCGCGGGCTGTCGTTCGAACAGAAATTTGCCAATGGCGCACCGGCTTCGGCGATGTTCGTGTTCATGAGTTCGCTCATGCCCCCCAACGCGCCGGGGCGTTATACCCCCGAGGTCTATGCCGACCTTATGGCCTATATTCTCCAGGAAAACGGTTTTCCGGCCGGCAGCGAACCGCTGCCCTCGGATATGGCGGCACTCAACAATCTAATTGTCGAGAAGTGA
- a CDS encoding substrate-binding periplasmic protein: MPIALRSTLPFLFSALAMLATSTAPAQQPEFYEVPFAPGQWNIGRPLDASHFRYCVDQRDPDWEMASDIADAIAAGLLLEPQRHVLQSDIVREDITRIYQTLLEHCDVQMGFKLIPGGLPEWVIATRPYYEAQYVFVTTDPSIETLGDMDPSRKIGATMGTSAHLQLFTYVSTLAPDERWPVFPMGTNELSIASLLNGTVDVALVWAPSLWATERDDPDGTQFHIVDPRPVQPSTLGVGGLLLAENTYLRTAIDEAIAALTADGTIGAILEEYDFAAIPAR, from the coding sequence TTGCCTATTGCTTTGCGCTCGACATTACCGTTTTTGTTCTCGGCGCTGGCCATGCTCGCAACGAGCACCGCCCCCGCGCAGCAACCCGAATTCTACGAAGTGCCGTTTGCGCCGGGCCAGTGGAACATCGGCCGCCCGCTCGATGCCTCCCATTTCCGCTACTGCGTCGACCAGCGCGATCCCGATTGGGAGATGGCGAGCGATATCGCCGATGCCATAGCTGCGGGATTGCTGCTCGAGCCGCAGCGCCATGTGCTGCAAAGCGACATCGTTCGCGAGGACATCACGAGGATCTACCAGACCCTGCTCGAACATTGCGACGTGCAGATGGGCTTCAAGCTCATCCCCGGAGGACTGCCCGAATGGGTCATCGCCACCCGGCCCTATTACGAGGCGCAATATGTCTTTGTGACCACCGATCCGTCCATTGAGACCCTGGGCGACATGGACCCTTCGCGCAAGATCGGCGCGACGATGGGCACATCGGCCCATCTGCAATTGTTCACCTATGTCTCGACGCTGGCGCCCGACGAGCGCTGGCCGGTGTTTCCCATGGGCACAAACGAGCTGTCCATCGCCTCGCTGCTCAACGGCACCGTTGACGTGGCGCTGGTCTGGGCTCCCAGCCTGTGGGCCACCGAGCGCGATGATCCCGACGGCACCCAATTCCACATCGTCGACCCCCGCCCCGTGCAGCCATCCACCCTCGGGGTTGGCGGATTGCTGCTGGCGGAAAACACCTATCTGCGCACCGCCATCGACGAGGCGATTGCCGCGCTGACCGCGGACGGCACGATCGGTGCCATCCTCGAGGAATACGATTTCGCGGCTATACCCGCCCGGTAA
- a CDS encoding pyrroloquinoline quinone-dependent dehydrogenase, translating into MMGTRKLLGFLAIAASSASLLSMQTAMAQDNPIDSLTPVTDEMLADPPDGDWLMWRRTYDGWGYSPLDEINKDNVGDLQLAWAWGMSPGGRSQETPLVHDGILYLQNSSHLIQALDGATGDLIWEYEYELPDDVNPSGERSKAIYDDKLIIATRDAHLIALDAKTGQLIWDKQVANYEHGFAFSSGPIVANGVVVQGMTSCSNAQPGGCFFTGHDVDTGEELWRVHTIARGDTPEGNSWNGLPLESRHGASAWITGSYDPEQNLIFAGVGQPYPWNVEIAGLTPPSSDPNVTNEALYTNSTLAIDVTTGELEWYHQYLETDSLDLDYAYERILVDLPFNGEMRQQVVTTGKIGIIESLDRTTGEWLWAQETAPQNVVLSIDPDTGEKEINPEVIPVIGETTFNCPADPGAKAWQATAYSPRTETLYLPTVEFCSNTTVNPLDPGEIYTGGGLQTFARVPHPDGDGNIGQVRAINLTDQSEVWQYRQYAPITSSTLPTAGGVVFVGSLDRKFMALDDETGEVLWESGPLSNSLESFPISYEAGGKQYVAVVANWASGLGRLASLTPDIRLPADNPATLYVFALPD; encoded by the coding sequence ATGATGGGAACCCGGAAGTTACTTGGCTTTTTGGCAATCGCTGCCTCGTCGGCTTCACTTTTGTCGATGCAGACGGCGATGGCCCAGGACAACCCGATCGACAGCCTGACGCCGGTCACGGATGAAATGCTGGCCGATCCGCCCGACGGCGACTGGCTGATGTGGCGACGGACCTATGACGGCTGGGGGTACAGCCCCCTCGACGAGATCAACAAGGACAATGTGGGCGATCTGCAACTGGCCTGGGCCTGGGGCATGTCGCCGGGCGGGCGCTCTCAGGAAACCCCGCTTGTCCATGACGGTATTTTGTACCTGCAGAATTCGAGCCACCTCATCCAGGCCCTCGATGGCGCCACGGGCGATCTGATCTGGGAGTATGAATACGAGCTTCCCGATGACGTGAACCCCAGCGGCGAGCGCTCCAAGGCGATCTACGACGACAAGCTGATCATCGCCACCCGCGATGCCCATCTGATTGCGCTGGACGCCAAGACCGGCCAGTTGATCTGGGACAAGCAGGTCGCGAACTACGAGCACGGCTTCGCTTTTTCGAGCGGACCCATCGTGGCGAACGGCGTCGTCGTCCAGGGCATGACCTCGTGCAGCAATGCCCAGCCCGGCGGCTGCTTCTTTACCGGGCACGACGTGGATACCGGCGAGGAATTGTGGCGCGTCCACACCATCGCCCGCGGCGATACGCCCGAGGGCAATAGCTGGAACGGCCTCCCGCTGGAGAGCCGCCACGGCGCATCGGCCTGGATCACCGGCTCTTACGACCCCGAGCAGAACCTGATCTTTGCCGGCGTCGGACAGCCCTATCCGTGGAACGTCGAGATCGCGGGGCTGACGCCCCCCAGTTCCGACCCCAATGTCACCAACGAGGCGCTCTATACCAACTCCACACTTGCCATCGATGTGACGACAGGTGAGCTCGAATGGTACCACCAATACCTGGAGACCGACTCTCTGGACCTCGATTACGCCTATGAGCGCATCCTGGTCGACCTGCCGTTCAACGGCGAGATGCGGCAACAGGTGGTGACGACCGGAAAGATCGGCATCATAGAGTCCCTCGACCGCACGACGGGGGAATGGTTGTGGGCTCAGGAGACCGCACCGCAGAATGTGGTGCTTTCGATCGATCCCGACACCGGCGAGAAGGAGATCAATCCCGAGGTCATTCCGGTCATCGGTGAAACCACCTTCAACTGCCCGGCCGACCCGGGCGCCAAGGCCTGGCAGGCCACGGCTTACAGCCCGCGGACAGAGACCCTGTATCTGCCAACCGTGGAGTTCTGCTCGAACACCACAGTCAACCCGCTCGATCCGGGCGAGATCTATACCGGCGGCGGTTTGCAGACCTTTGCTCGCGTGCCGCATCCCGATGGTGACGGCAATATCGGCCAGGTCCGTGCCATCAACCTGACAGACCAGTCTGAGGTCTGGCAGTATCGGCAATATGCGCCGATCACCAGCTCGACCCTGCCCACGGCAGGCGGCGTGGTGTTCGTGGGCAGCCTTGACCGCAAGTTCATGGCCCTGGACGACGAGACCGGCGAAGTGCTGTGGGAGAGCGGGCCTTTGAGCAATTCGCTCGAATCCTTCCCCATCAGCTACGAAGCGGGCGGCAAGCAATATGTTGCCGTTGTCGCCAACTGGGCCTCGGGTCTGGGCCGCCTGGCCTCGCTGACCCCGGACATCCGGCTGCCGGCGGACAATCCGGCAACGCTTTATGTGTTTGCGCTTCCCGACTGA